From Humibacter ginsenosidimutans, a single genomic window includes:
- a CDS encoding thiolase family protein, with translation MSVEEAVIVDVVRTPSGRGKPGGALSGKHSVDLLGDLLAELVRRNDLDPGTVDDVIAGCVAQVGQQSYNVARNAVLAAGFPEHVPATTIDRQCGSSQQAAHFAAQAVMAGVQDVVIACGVESMSTIPMGTSTLGRDPYGERIAARYPDGLVGQGVSAELIAQKYGFGRDELDEFSARSHRLAAEAAEAGEFDRELVPVEVVDAAGGSSIVTADETVRPATTAEGLSGLNPSFRTDALAARFPELDWKITPGNSSPLTDGASAALIMSARRAEQLGLTPRARFHAFAVTGSDPLYMLTGVMPATARILKQTGLNLDDIDAYEVNEAFAPVPLAWLKEFGADPERLNGDGGAIALGHPLGASGTRLLGTLLARLERTGGRYGLQTMCEGGGMANATIIERL, from the coding sequence TCGTCGATGTGGTGCGTACCCCGAGCGGACGAGGCAAACCGGGAGGCGCCCTCAGCGGCAAGCACTCCGTCGACCTGCTGGGCGACCTGCTCGCCGAGCTGGTGCGCCGCAACGACCTCGACCCCGGCACGGTCGATGATGTGATCGCCGGCTGCGTCGCCCAGGTGGGGCAGCAGTCCTACAACGTGGCGCGCAACGCCGTGCTCGCGGCCGGGTTTCCCGAGCATGTGCCCGCGACCACGATCGACAGGCAGTGCGGCTCGAGCCAGCAGGCAGCGCACTTCGCGGCCCAGGCGGTCATGGCCGGTGTGCAAGACGTCGTGATCGCCTGCGGTGTGGAGTCGATGAGCACGATCCCCATGGGCACCTCGACCCTCGGACGCGACCCTTATGGCGAGCGGATCGCCGCGCGCTATCCGGACGGCCTGGTGGGTCAGGGCGTCTCCGCCGAGCTCATCGCACAGAAGTACGGCTTCGGCCGTGACGAGCTCGACGAGTTCAGCGCACGCTCGCACCGACTCGCCGCCGAGGCGGCAGAGGCGGGGGAGTTCGACCGCGAGCTCGTGCCCGTCGAGGTGGTGGATGCCGCCGGCGGCAGCAGCATCGTCACCGCTGACGAGACGGTGCGTCCGGCCACCACGGCGGAGGGTCTCTCCGGCCTGAACCCGTCGTTCCGCACGGATGCCCTCGCCGCCCGGTTCCCGGAGCTGGACTGGAAGATCACCCCTGGCAACTCGTCCCCGCTCACCGACGGCGCTTCCGCCGCGCTCATCATGAGCGCGCGGCGTGCCGAGCAGCTGGGGCTGACGCCGCGGGCCCGGTTCCACGCCTTCGCGGTCACGGGAAGCGACCCGCTCTACATGCTGACGGGCGTGATGCCGGCGACGGCACGCATCCTCAAGCAGACCGGACTGAACCTCGACGACATCGACGCCTACGAGGTGAACGAGGCCTTCGCCCCCGTGCCGCTCGCCTGGTTGAAGGAGTTCGGGGCGGACCCCGAGCGGCTGAACGGCGACGGCGGGGCGATCGCGCTCGGGCATCCGCTCGGCGCCAGCGGCACGCGGCTGCTGGGCACATTGCTCGCGCGCCTCGAACGTACGGGCGGCAGGTACGGACTGCAGACCATGTGCGAGGGCGGCGGCATGGCGAACGCGACCATCATCGAGCGGCTCTGA
- a CDS encoding 3-hydroxyacyl-CoA dehydrogenase: MQITECSALVTGGASGLGNGTARVLAEAGAKVVIVDLPSSRGEEAAAELGGVFVPADVTNADQVRQAVDAAQRLAPLRVTVNCAGIATAGRTVGREGPLALDAFERTIRINLIGTFNVTRLAAAAMSANEPVEAQVLPGIPATGERGVIVNTASVAAFDGQIGQAAYSASKGGVASMTLPLARDLSKLLIRVMTIAPGIMQTPMMAGMPDDVQRSLEEQIPMPSRMGTPAEYAALVRHIVENPLLNGEVIRLDGAIRMQPK; encoded by the coding sequence ATGCAGATCACGGAATGCAGTGCGCTCGTCACCGGCGGTGCGTCGGGACTGGGCAACGGGACGGCACGCGTGCTGGCCGAGGCCGGCGCGAAGGTGGTCATCGTCGACCTGCCGTCGTCGCGCGGCGAAGAGGCCGCCGCCGAGCTCGGCGGCGTCTTCGTGCCCGCCGACGTGACGAACGCCGACCAGGTGCGGCAGGCAGTGGATGCCGCGCAGCGGCTCGCCCCGCTCCGCGTCACCGTGAACTGCGCGGGCATCGCCACCGCGGGACGAACGGTGGGCAGAGAAGGCCCGCTCGCGTTGGACGCGTTCGAGCGCACGATCCGCATCAATCTCATCGGAACGTTCAACGTGACCAGGCTCGCGGCCGCTGCGATGTCCGCGAACGAGCCGGTCGAGGCGCAGGTGCTGCCGGGCATCCCGGCGACCGGCGAGCGCGGCGTGATCGTGAACACGGCATCGGTCGCCGCGTTCGACGGCCAGATCGGACAGGCCGCGTACTCGGCGTCGAAGGGCGGCGTGGCGTCCATGACCCTGCCGCTGGCCCGCGACCTGTCGAAGCTGCTGATCAGGGTGATGACCATCGCGCCCGGCATCATGCAGACGCCGATGATGGCGGGCATGCCCGACGACGTGCAGCGGTCGTTGGAGGAGCAGATCCCGATGCCGTCACGCATGGGCACACCGGCGGAATACGCAGCTCTCGTGCGCCACATCGTGGAGAACCCTCTGCTGAACGGCGAGGTCATTCGTCTCGACGGCGCGATCCGCATGCAGCCGAAGTAG